Proteins encoded in a region of the Clostridium butyricum genome:
- a CDS encoding nucleotidyltransferase family protein: MYGLLERDIRYIKKALEQCEEIEKAIIFGSRAMGNYKNGSDVDIAVLGELISNNTILKLNDYLNEIYPLPYFFDIINYNSITNENLKKHIDIEGKIIYTK; this comes from the coding sequence ATGTATGGGCTTTTAGAAAGAGATATAAGATATATAAAAAAAGCATTAGAACAGTGTGAAGAGATAGAAAAGGCTATAATTTTTGGAAGTAGAGCAATGGGGAATTATAAAAATGGTTCGGATGTTGATATTGCAGTTTTGGGAGAACTCATAAGCAATAATACCATTTTAAAATTGAATGATTATTTAAATGAGATTTATCCGTTGCCATATTTTTTTGATATAATAAATTATAATTCAATAACAAATGAAAATCTTAAGAAACATATAGATATTGAAGGTAAAATAATATACACAAAATAG
- a CDS encoding nucleotidyltransferase substrate binding protein, whose amino-acid sequence MDNLKEIRWKQRFENFEKTYKLLKKYSSQSISTELEKAGMIQFFEMAFELAWKVLKDYLESEGYMVKSPRETIKQAFQIGLIDNGHVWIDALSDRNLTAHTYDQELASKMTHEIISIYLPELEKMYDKLSKEL is encoded by the coding sequence ATGGATAATCTAAAAGAAATTAGATGGAAGCAGAGATTTGAAAATTTTGAAAAGACTTATAAATTATTAAAGAAGTATTCAAGTCAATCTATTTCTACAGAATTAGAAAAAGCAGGAATGATACAATTCTTTGAGATGGCTTTTGAACTTGCTTGGAAAGTATTGAAGGATTACTTAGAAAGTGAAGGATATATGGTTAAAAGTCCAAGAGAAACTATAAAACAGGCATTTCAGATTGGTTTGATAGATAATGGTCATGTATGGATAGATGCATTATCGGATAGAAATTTGACTGCACATACATATGATCAAGAATTAGCATCTAAAATGACACATGAAATAATATCAATTTATCTTCCAGAGCTTGAAAAAATGTATGATAAGTTATCTAAGGAGTTATAG
- the cls gene encoding cardiolipin synthase codes for MHIYYWVAIAVVVLNIIFSLSLIFIERKDPTTTWAWLLILLVLPGVGFVLYLMFGQNLSRQKIFKDKIISDEKKRMASNQDEKLFSKHSGGDKFSDLQRMNFNNSGSKYTVNNAVDVYVNGEDKFKQLIEDIKNAKSYIHVEYYIFKKDIIGKRIIDELTKKAKEGLEVRLLVDAMGSRSLTKKTLKHYIEAGGKFSLFFPGILPHVNTRINYRNHRKIVVIDGVYGYVGGFNVGKEYINQDPEFGFWRDTHVRIKGDAVNDLNERFLLDWCYASEENIKDFDKYMNEYKDQCGDVSMQIVTSGPDHKEEYIKNAYIKIINNAKKNVYLETPYFVPDAPVLEALRISALSGVDVRIIIPGKADHFFMKWAASSYIGELLDAGVRVYSYNNGFIHAKTMVSDSGVMSIGTANMDIRSFKLNFEVNAFIYDDRIALDGEEQFRKDMAFSEEITKETYNNRSLLLRIEESLIRLVSPIL; via the coding sequence ATGCATATATATTATTGGGTAGCTATTGCTGTTGTAGTGTTAAACATAATTTTTTCATTATCTTTAATATTTATAGAGAGAAAAGATCCGACAACAACATGGGCATGGTTACTTATTTTACTTGTTTTGCCAGGCGTTGGATTTGTATTATATTTAATGTTTGGTCAGAATTTAAGCAGACAGAAAATTTTTAAGGATAAAATTATTTCAGATGAAAAAAAGAGAATGGCAAGTAATCAAGATGAAAAGCTATTTTCTAAACATAGCGGTGGTGATAAGTTTAGTGATCTTCAGAGAATGAATTTTAATAATTCAGGTTCAAAATATACAGTGAATAATGCTGTAGATGTTTATGTTAATGGTGAAGATAAATTTAAACAGCTTATAGAAGATATAAAAAATGCTAAGAGTTACATACATGTTGAGTATTATATTTTTAAAAAGGATATTATAGGAAAGAGAATTATAGATGAGTTAACTAAAAAGGCAAAAGAAGGACTTGAAGTAAGACTTTTAGTAGATGCCATGGGTTCAAGGTCTCTTACCAAGAAGACATTAAAACATTATATAGAGGCTGGAGGGAAGTTTTCTTTGTTCTTCCCAGGAATTTTACCACATGTAAATACACGTATTAATTATAGAAATCATAGAAAAATTGTAGTTATAGACGGAGTATATGGTTATGTTGGTGGTTTTAATGTTGGAAAAGAATATATAAATCAAGATCCTGAATTTGGTTTTTGGCGCGATACTCATGTAAGAATAAAGGGTGATGCGGTAAATGATTTAAATGAAAGGTTTTTATTGGATTGGTGTTACGCATCAGAAGAGAATATAAAAGATTTTGATAAGTATATGAATGAATATAAAGATCAATGTGGTGATGTGTCCATGCAGATAGTAACAAGTGGACCGGACCATAAAGAAGAATATATAAAAAATGCTTACATAAAGATAATAAATAATGCCAAAAAGAATGTTTATTTAGAAACACCATACTTTGTTCCTGATGCACCAGTTTTAGAAGCATTGAGAATATCAGCATTGTCAGGAGTTGATGTAAGAATAATTATACCAGGCAAGGCAGATCATTTCTTTATGAAGTGGGCAGCCAGTTCATATATAGGTGAACTTCTAGATGCTGGTGTTAGGGTGTATAGTTATAATAATGGTTTTATTCATGCTAAAACAATGGTTTCTGATAGTGGCGTTATGAGTATTGGAACAGCAAATATGGATATTAGAAGCTTTAAGTTAAATTTTGAAGTTAATGCATTTATTTATGACGATAGAATTGCATTAGATGGGGAAGAACAATTTAGAAAAGACATGGCGTTCTCAGAAGAGATAACAAAGGAAACATATAATAACAGAAGTTTATTACTAAGAATTGAAGAGTCATTAATTAGATTAGTGTCTCCTATACTTTAA
- the leuS gene encoding leucine--tRNA ligase: protein MSKYSTKIDEKWQKIWEENETYKFNPENTDKKLYTLEMFSYPSGAQLHAGHWFNYGPTDSWARFKRMQGYNVFQPMGFDAFGLPAENYAIKTGIHPHDSTLKNIETMEKQLKSMGAMFNWENEVVTCLPDYYKWTQWLFLQLYKKGLAYRKNAPVNWCPSCNTVLANEQVVDGECERCGSLVTKKDLTQWFFKITDYADELLDMIDDLDWPEKTKSMQKHWIGRSYGAQVNFKVKDSDLEFDVFTTRVDTLNGVTYVVLAPENKLVDELTTVENKEAVENYKEEAAKQSDIERQSSSKEKTGVFTGSYAINPINGKVVPIWIADYVLATYGTGCVMAVPAHDERDFAFASKFNLPIERVITDKSGNEPELPFCEHGILVNSGKFDGLTTADAKKAIVEELEKDKLGAMKVNFRLRDWLVSRQRYWGAPIPVIYCDDCGIVPVPEKDLPVKLPYDVEFTPDGKSPLGKSEDFINTTCPCCGKPAKREADTLDTFVCSSWYYLRYPDNKNEDAPFNSELINKILPVDKYVGGPEHACMHLLYARFITKALRDMGYLNFDEPFKSLTHQGLILGPDGLKMSKSKGNTISPDEYIKEYGADVFRMYLMFGFAYTEGGAWSDDGIKSVSKFIERIERILESCREVINSTENIKTTVDSAEKELNFWKHTAIKGVTEDTDKMQFNTAIARLMELTNALNKYLHENVKNPEFLKETITDYIKLLAPFAPHFAEEQWNQLGNTSSVFNERLPEFDPSALIKDEVEIAIQVNGKIKAKIMVSSSLDEEGIKAASLENETIKENTNGKNIVKVIVIKGRLVNIVVK, encoded by the coding sequence ATGTCAAAGTATAGTACTAAAATCGATGAAAAATGGCAAAAAATCTGGGAAGAAAATGAAACTTACAAATTCAATCCTGAAAATACTGATAAGAAACTTTATACATTAGAAATGTTCTCTTATCCATCAGGTGCTCAATTACATGCTGGACATTGGTTCAACTACGGTCCAACGGATTCATGGGCTAGATTTAAAAGAATGCAAGGATATAATGTATTTCAGCCAATGGGGTTTGATGCATTTGGATTACCAGCAGAAAATTATGCAATAAAAACTGGTATCCATCCACATGATTCAACTTTAAAAAATATCGAAACTATGGAAAAGCAATTAAAATCTATGGGTGCTATGTTCAACTGGGAAAATGAAGTTGTTACTTGCCTTCCTGATTATTATAAATGGACTCAATGGTTATTCCTTCAATTATATAAGAAAGGTTTAGCTTACAGAAAGAATGCTCCTGTTAACTGGTGTCCATCATGTAACACAGTTTTAGCTAATGAACAGGTTGTTGATGGTGAATGTGAAAGATGTGGATCATTAGTAACTAAAAAAGATCTTACTCAATGGTTCTTTAAAATAACAGATTACGCAGATGAATTACTTGATATGATTGATGATTTAGACTGGCCAGAAAAGACTAAGTCAATGCAAAAACACTGGATTGGAAGATCATATGGTGCTCAAGTTAACTTCAAAGTTAAAGATTCAGATCTTGAATTCGATGTATTCACTACAAGAGTTGATACTTTAAACGGAGTAACTTATGTTGTTTTAGCTCCTGAAAACAAATTAGTTGATGAGCTTACAACTGTTGAAAATAAAGAAGCTGTTGAAAATTATAAAGAAGAAGCTGCTAAACAATCTGATATTGAAAGACAATCTTCTTCTAAAGAAAAAACTGGTGTATTCACTGGATCATATGCTATAAACCCTATTAACGGTAAAGTAGTGCCAATATGGATTGCTGACTATGTATTAGCTACATATGGTACAGGATGTGTTATGGCTGTTCCTGCACACGATGAAAGAGATTTTGCTTTTGCAAGCAAATTCAACTTACCAATTGAAAGAGTTATAACTGATAAGTCTGGTAATGAACCAGAACTTCCATTCTGCGAACACGGAATACTTGTTAACTCTGGTAAATTTGATGGTTTAACTACTGCTGATGCTAAAAAGGCTATCGTTGAAGAACTTGAAAAAGATAAGCTTGGTGCTATGAAGGTTAACTTCAGATTAAGAGACTGGCTTGTATCTAGACAAAGATATTGGGGTGCTCCAATTCCAGTAATATACTGTGATGATTGCGGAATAGTTCCAGTACCAGAAAAGGATCTTCCAGTTAAACTTCCATATGATGTAGAATTTACTCCAGATGGTAAATCTCCACTTGGTAAATCTGAAGATTTCATAAATACAACTTGTCCTTGTTGTGGTAAACCTGCAAAGAGAGAAGCTGATACATTAGATACATTTGTATGTTCTTCTTGGTACTACTTAAGATATCCAGATAACAAAAATGAAGATGCACCATTTAATTCTGAATTAATCAATAAGATTCTTCCAGTTGATAAATATGTTGGTGGACCAGAACATGCATGTATGCACTTATTATATGCAAGATTCATAACTAAAGCTTTAAGAGACATGGGCTACTTAAACTTTGATGAACCATTTAAAAGTTTAACTCACCAAGGATTAATCTTAGGACCAGATGGATTAAAGATGAGTAAATCTAAAGGAAATACTATTTCTCCTGATGAATATATAAAAGAATACGGTGCTGACGTATTCAGAATGTATTTAATGTTTGGATTTGCTTACACAGAAGGTGGAGCTTGGAGTGATGATGGTATTAAATCTGTTTCTAAGTTCATTGAAAGAATCGAAAGAATATTAGAATCATGCAGAGAAGTTATAAACTCTACAGAAAACATAAAAACAACTGTAGATTCTGCAGAAAAAGAATTAAACTTCTGGAAGCACACTGCAATAAAAGGTGTAACTGAAGATACAGATAAAATGCAATTCAATACTGCAATAGCAAGACTTATGGAACTTACAAATGCCCTTAATAAATATCTTCACGAAAATGTTAAGAATCCAGAATTCTTAAAAGAAACTATAACTGATTACATCAAACTATTAGCACCATTTGCTCCTCACTTTGCTGAAGAACAATGGAATCAACTAGGAAATACTTCAAGTGTATTCAATGAAAGATTACCAGAGTTTGATCCATCTGCTCTAATTAAAGATGAAGTTGAAATAGCAATTCAAGTTAATGGTAAAATCAAAGCAAAAATCATGGTTTCTTCTAGCTTAGATGAAGAAGGTATAAAAGCAGCTTCATTAGAAAATGAAACTATTAAAGAAAATACTAACGGAAAAAATATCGTAAAAGTTATTGTTATTAAAGGTAGACTTGTTAATATAGTTGTTAAATAG
- a CDS encoding IS256 family transposase, with the protein MTKKIDTNFDYNEEIKKCKTIDDVMGKNGLIQKLVKDVLENILEGEMEEHLGRNKYERTESNNQSNRNYRNGYSSKNLRSSFGDVDLDVPRDRNAEFEPQIIKKYETVCTELDKKIISLYAKGMSTSDIQSEIEDLYGIKISPSMVSKITDKVLASATEWQNRALDKIYPIVYLDAMYFKVRSNGKIINKAVYICLGYTMDGYKDILGIWVDEAEGAKFWLGICNDLKNRGVKEILIACMDGLKGLPQAIKTVFPSVNIQTCIVHQIRNSIKYIASKDKKAFMKDLKEVYKASTEELALAQLDNLKSLWGDKYAIVIDSWYNNWSNLSTFFDFSPSIRKMIYTTNALEGFNRQIRKFTKVRVIFPTDESLNKCVYLATMEIIEKWSQPTPNWGATLAELSIIFEDQLKDELA; encoded by the coding sequence ATGACAAAAAAAATTGATACTAACTTTGACTACAATGAAGAAATAAAAAAATGTAAAACCATCGATGATGTTATGGGTAAGAATGGGCTAATACAGAAACTTGTAAAAGATGTCCTTGAAAATATATTAGAAGGCGAAATGGAAGAGCATCTTGGAAGAAATAAATATGAGCGTACAGAATCAAATAATCAAAGCAATAGAAACTATAGAAACGGGTATAGCAGTAAAAATCTACGAAGCTCCTTCGGTGACGTCGACTTAGACGTACCACGTGATAGAAATGCAGAATTCGAACCTCAAATTATAAAGAAATATGAAACTGTCTGTACTGAGTTAGATAAAAAAATTATATCTTTATATGCTAAAGGTATGAGTACAAGTGATATCCAATCAGAGATTGAAGATCTATATGGAATAAAAATATCTCCATCGATGGTATCTAAAATAACAGATAAAGTACTTGCTAGCGCTACCGAATGGCAAAATAGAGCTTTGGATAAAATATATCCTATCGTTTATTTAGATGCTATGTACTTTAAAGTTAGAAGTAATGGAAAGATAATTAATAAAGCTGTTTACATTTGTTTAGGATATACAATGGATGGCTATAAAGATATTTTAGGTATATGGGTTGATGAAGCAGAAGGTGCTAAGTTCTGGTTAGGAATTTGTAATGACTTAAAAAATAGAGGAGTTAAAGAAATATTAATTGCATGTATGGATGGTTTAAAAGGATTACCACAAGCTATTAAAACAGTATTTCCATCAGTAAATATTCAAACATGTATTGTTCACCAAATTAGAAATTCAATCAAATATATAGCTTCAAAGGATAAAAAGGCATTTATGAAGGATTTAAAAGAAGTTTACAAAGCATCAACTGAAGAACTTGCGTTGGCGCAGCTAGACAATTTAAAATCTTTGTGGGGTGATAAATACGCTATAGTTATTGATTCTTGGTATAATAATTGGAGTAATCTATCAACATTTTTTGATTTCTCTCCAAGCATAAGAAAGATGATATATACTACCAATGCACTTGAAGGGTTTAATCGTCAAATACGTAAATTTACTAAGGTTAGAGTGATCTTTCCTACAGATGAATCGTTAAATAAGTGTGTTTACTTAGCTACGATGGAAATAATAGAAAAATGGAGTCAACCTACTCCAAATTGGGGTGCTACGCTAGCGGAGCTATCAATAATATTTGAAGATCAATTAAAAGATGAATTAGCTTAG
- a CDS encoding ABC transporter permease encodes MMRYIRLYNKFFQQYIKVLIEYRASLVLGLIGFLLVQFTGIIFIQLIFNSVPTLDGWGFYEILFIYGMAQIPRGIDHVFTDYLWIFTWKTIVEGEFDRYLLRPLNPLFQVISESVQPDGLGEIIVGVMLTVYSSAKLGIQFGIKKLIILVVVIIFSTIIYSAIKLAVASIAFWTKSSFSYLFMTYQISSFAKYPIGIYPKVIKFILIGIIPFAFTGYYPAAYFLGKESFQVGVLLTVIISLISITVAYKIWTIGIRSYESAGS; translated from the coding sequence ATGATGAGATATATTAGATTATATAATAAGTTTTTTCAGCAATACATTAAAGTTCTCATAGAATATAGAGCAAGTTTAGTTCTTGGACTTATAGGATTTCTTTTGGTTCAATTTACAGGAATAATATTTATTCAGCTTATATTTAATTCAGTTCCAACATTAGATGGATGGGGATTTTATGAAATATTATTTATATACGGAATGGCTCAGATACCTAGGGGAATAGACCATGTCTTTACAGATTATCTGTGGATTTTTACATGGAAGACTATTGTTGAAGGAGAGTTTGACAGATATCTTTTACGTCCTCTTAATCCATTATTTCAGGTTATATCTGAAAGTGTACAACCTGATGGACTTGGTGAAATAATAGTTGGAGTTATGCTTACGGTATATTCATCAGCAAAATTAGGGATACAATTCGGAATAAAAAAATTAATAATATTAGTTGTAGTTATAATATTTTCTACAATTATATATTCAGCAATAAAGCTTGCAGTAGCATCAATAGCATTCTGGACAAAATCATCCTTTTCATATTTATTTATGACATATCAGATTAGTTCATTTGCAAAATATCCAATTGGTATATATCCTAAGGTTATTAAATTCATATTAATAGGAATAATACCATTTGCTTTCACTGGATACTATCCAGCAGCTTATTTCCTAGGAAAAGAATCATTTCAAGTAGGAGTATTGCTTACTGTGATTATTTCATTAATATCCATTACAGTAGCATATAAAATATGGACAATTGGAATAAGATCATATGAAAGTGCAGGTAGTTGA
- a CDS encoding ABC transporter permease: MKKSLSIKSYFTFTKNVFQRNIAYKANTIMFVLGDTMILAVTYYLWKAIYSSSSQGTLNGFSYNDMIVYVLLSFITQGLIGTEVGNTISREVRNGSIASNLIKPISYEKRMLFEGFGGMLYGFILVFIIGFTAVLIIAMKTQIGLTIPNVIMYFLSVVLSYFINFYYSYSMGLLTFKITNMWGVNQIMQAVTALFSGALVPIAFFPKVVQNIFDFFPFKSIIYTPCMIFENKLSSYEICIAFGRQIFWVIVMMIIGKVMYKALVKNLTILGG, from the coding sequence ATGAAAAAATCATTAAGCATTAAATCATATTTTACCTTTACCAAAAACGTTTTTCAAAGAAATATTGCATATAAGGCTAATACAATAATGTTTGTATTAGGAGATACTATGATCTTGGCTGTCACGTATTATCTTTGGAAAGCTATTTATAGCAGTTCATCACAAGGAACTCTAAATGGGTTCTCTTATAATGACATGATAGTATATGTACTGTTATCATTTATCACTCAAGGATTGATAGGGACAGAAGTAGGCAATACAATATCAAGGGAAGTGAGGAATGGATCAATAGCATCAAATCTTATAAAGCCAATAAGCTATGAAAAAAGAATGCTTTTTGAAGGCTTTGGAGGTATGCTTTATGGATTTATTTTAGTATTTATAATAGGATTTACAGCAGTTTTAATTATTGCTATGAAAACACAAATAGGACTTACAATTCCTAATGTAATTATGTATTTTTTGAGTGTAGTACTATCTTATTTTATAAATTTTTACTATAGCTATTCAATGGGGCTTTTAACATTCAAGATAACAAATATGTGGGGGGTAAATCAGATAATGCAAGCGGTTACAGCACTTTTTTCAGGTGCACTTGTACCAATAGCATTTTTTCCTAAAGTTGTACAGAATATATTTGATTTCTTTCCTTTCAAATCAATAATATATACACCTTGTATGATTTTTGAAAACAAGTTAAGTTCTTATGAAATATGCATAGCATTTGGAAGACAGATATTTTGGGTTATAGTCATGATGATTATAGGAAAAGTTATGTATAAGGCTCTGGTAAAGAACTTAACCATATTGGGAGGTTAA
- a CDS encoding ABC transporter ATP-binding protein gives MFLIKVCNLTKEFKTNKKYPGFKGAIKSLFSTEYTVTSAVDNMNFEIEEGEVVGYIGSNGAGKSTTIKMMTGILTPTSGKVEVNGIIPYENRTENAMNIGVVFGQRTQLWWDLPLSETFSLLRDIYSVSSEDFKERMKFFNEVLEIDEFMLRPVRTLSLGQRMRADLAASLIHNPKILYLDEPTIGLDVVVKEKVRNAIKQINKKYNTTVILTTHDLEDIEELCDRIIIIDKGVKIYDGSLSEIKEKYGYMTNVSILIKKNELEDKININSYFNLDNNDLNLSDEDGKINITFNKNKISQMEIIQYFMENYILQDFSVKETSIDDIIKKIYRKEV, from the coding sequence ATATTTTTGATTAAAGTATGTAATTTAACCAAGGAATTTAAGACAAATAAGAAGTATCCAGGATTTAAAGGTGCTATAAAATCTTTATTTTCAACAGAATACACAGTAACAAGTGCTGTAGATAATATGAATTTTGAAATTGAAGAAGGAGAAGTTGTTGGATATATAGGTTCAAATGGTGCAGGAAAATCTACAACAATAAAAATGATGACCGGAATTTTAACTCCTACAAGTGGAAAAGTTGAAGTGAATGGCATAATTCCATATGAAAATAGAACAGAAAATGCAATGAATATAGGTGTAGTTTTTGGACAAAGAACTCAGCTATGGTGGGACTTGCCTTTAAGTGAAACCTTTTCTCTACTTCGAGATATTTATAGTGTTTCTTCAGAAGACTTTAAAGAAAGAATGAAGTTTTTTAATGAGGTTCTAGAAATAGATGAATTTATGTTAAGACCAGTAAGAACCCTTTCATTAGGACAAAGAATGAGAGCAGATCTTGCGGCGTCACTAATCCATAATCCCAAAATTCTTTATCTTGATGAGCCTACCATAGGACTTGATGTTGTTGTAAAAGAAAAAGTTAGAAATGCAATAAAGCAAATAAATAAGAAATATAATACAACAGTTATATTAACTACACATGACCTTGAAGATATAGAAGAATTATGTGACAGGATAATAATAATTGATAAAGGTGTAAAGATTTACGATGGAAGTTTAAGCGAAATAAAAGAGAAGTATGGATATATGACTAATGTATCTATATTAATTAAGAAAAACGAATTAGAAGATAAGATAAATATTAATTCTTATTTTAATCTAGATAATAATGATTTGAATCTAAGTGATGAGGATGGAAAAATAAATATAACATTCAATAAGAATAAGATTTCACAAATGGAGATAATTCAATACTTTATGGAAAATTATATACTTCAAGATTTTTCTGTAAAGGAAACAAGTATTGATGACATTATAAAAAAAATATATAGAAAAGAGGTATAA
- the dcd gene encoding dCTP deaminase, which produces MILSGKEILKNIGKDILIEPFDENRINPNSYNLSLFNELLVYENNVLDMKTPNPTKKIVIPEEGLLLEPGKLYLGRTNEFTKTEKFVPMLEGRSSTGRLGLFIHVTAGFGDIGFAGYWTLEIFCVQPIRIYPNVDICQIYYHDIHGEYDLYNSGKYQNNSGIQPSLMYKDFEK; this is translated from the coding sequence ATGATATTATCAGGAAAAGAAATTTTAAAGAACATAGGAAAAGATATATTAATCGAACCTTTTGATGAAAACAGGATTAATCCAAATAGCTATAATTTATCATTATTTAATGAACTATTAGTTTATGAAAATAATGTATTGGATATGAAGACTCCAAATCCAACTAAAAAGATTGTTATACCAGAAGAAGGATTATTATTAGAGCCAGGTAAACTATATTTAGGAAGAACTAATGAATTTACAAAAACAGAAAAATTTGTACCAATGCTTGAAGGACGTTCATCTACAGGAAGACTTGGATTGTTTATTCATGTTACAGCAGGTTTTGGAGACATTGGATTTGCAGGATACTGGACTCTTGAAATATTCTGTGTTCAACCTATAAGAATTTATCCTAATGTTGACATATGTCAGATTTATTATCATGATATTCATGGTGAATATGATTTATACAATAGTGGGAAATATCAAAATAATTCTGGTATACAGCCAAGTTTAATGTATAAGGATTTTGAAAAATAA
- a CDS encoding HesB-like protein, with protein MKNITISEEAYNEFKGFLEENNITDFNIRINFAGFACSGPIFNISISQATDADEVEKIHDISFIYEKTLIDQFGGFIILSSEENEGNGLSLKPVIQPEGGCGGSCSGCH; from the coding sequence ATGAAAAACATTACTATAAGCGAAGAAGCTTACAATGAGTTTAAAGGATTTTTAGAAGAAAATAACATAACTGATTTTAATATTAGAATAAATTTTGCTGGATTCGCGTGCAGCGGTCCAATATTTAATATTTCAATTTCTCAAGCAACTGATGCAGATGAAGTTGAAAAGATACATGATATTTCATTTATTTATGAAAAAACTTTAATTGATCAATTCGGTGGATTTATAATACTTTCATCTGAAGAAAATGAAGGTAATGGCTTAAGCCTAAAACCTGTAATCCAGCCTGAAGGCGGATGTGGTGGTTCTTGTAGCGGATGCCACTAA
- a CDS encoding VWA-like domain-containing protein yields MDFNEEREELLKEVFLMDEKKKCGDFYNRRFFDIVEKVILYLLQGQDAFFGQFMLSIKREIRFDIKVPIATIPKRDGFNMYFNPFFFLNCTKREMAALLKHEIYHIMNLHFEREKQLKNRFSKEAVGVALDISINQYIKDLPGYSRKLEAINMEHNLNLAENRSIEEYAEEIYKSIKSRIKKDKFNENGNEEFLLEMDKAHEIWDEIDIDEESINSLTKKTAISAYNKNTPEGLEKIILAYDEKPEISWELVLKNAIPAMKSGYKKTIVRRNRRQPERFDLRGTLPKNEAEVVVAIDISASMKDDEMKKILIEILSITHASKNKVTVIECDNEIRKVYKLRSEKDIQKRCRENGSTLFSPVFKYIRDKNLKNCILVYFTDGVGEKELEIKPFNKKTLWVICGDDELSLKESYGEVKRIHREKYEKLEGNIGLQMVNEVIHDWAR; encoded by the coding sequence GTGGATTTTAATGAAGAAAGAGAAGAACTTCTAAAAGAAGTTTTTCTAATGGATGAAAAGAAAAAATGTGGAGATTTTTATAACAGAAGATTTTTTGATATTGTTGAAAAGGTAATACTATATCTTCTTCAAGGACAGGATGCTTTTTTTGGACAATTTATGCTTAGTATAAAACGTGAAATAAGGTTTGACATTAAGGTTCCAATTGCAACTATTCCAAAACGTGATGGCTTCAATATGTATTTTAATCCTTTTTTCTTTCTTAACTGTACTAAGAGAGAGATGGCTGCTTTGTTAAAACATGAGATATATCATATAATGAATCTTCATTTTGAGCGAGAAAAACAGCTTAAAAATAGATTTAGCAAAGAGGCTGTTGGAGTGGCATTAGATATTTCAATAAATCAGTACATAAAGGATCTTCCTGGTTATAGCAGAAAACTTGAGGCTATAAATATGGAGCATAATTTAAATTTAGCGGAAAATAGAAGCATTGAAGAGTATGCAGAGGAAATTTATAAATCTATAAAATCTAGAATAAAAAAAGATAAATTTAATGAAAATGGAAATGAAGAATTTCTTCTTGAAATGGATAAAGCTCATGAAATATGGGATGAAATTGATATAGATGAAGAAAGTATAAACTCATTAACTAAAAAAACAGCAATAAGTGCTTATAATAAAAATACTCCTGAGGGGCTTGAAAAAATAATACTTGCATATGATGAAAAACCAGAAATATCATGGGAGCTAGTATTGAAAAATGCAATACCAGCAATGAAGTCAGGATATAAAAAAACTATTGTAAGAAGAAACAGAAGACAGCCTGAACGTTTTGATTTAAGAGGGACTTTACCTAAAAATGAAGCAGAAGTAGTTGTTGCAATAGATATAAGTGCAAGTATGAAAGATGATGAAATGAAAAAAATTCTTATCGAGATATTAAGTATAACTCATGCTTCAAAAAATAAAGTTACAGTAATTGAATGTGATAATGAAATAAGAAAAGTATATAAACTTCGTAGTGAGAAAGATATTCAAAAAAGATGTAGAGAAAATGGATCTACATTGTTTTCACCAGTATTTAAGTATATAAGAGATAAAAACCTGAAAAACTGTATATTAGTATATTTTACTGATGGAGTTGGTGAAAAAGAATTAGAAATTAAGCCTTTTAATAAAAAAACATTATGGGTAATTTGTGGAGATGATGAATTATCTTTAAAAGAATCTTATGGTGAAGTAAAAAGAATACATAGAGAAAAATATGAAAAGCTTGAAGGGAATATAGGTCTTCAGATGGTCAATGAAGTTATACATGATTGGGCGAGATAA